One window of the Rhipicephalus sanguineus isolate Rsan-2018 chromosome 4, BIME_Rsan_1.4, whole genome shotgun sequence genome contains the following:
- the LOC125758085 gene encoding uncharacterized protein LOC125758085 → MGLLLYQVEGMRPQRLQSFGWAFLSACLVAGQQVFTQTTKDVPQGVLLLHSSFTSLILSTLFAGNVLECPKDLLTKVDMGEMSVASQTAFAYVFFVSKAREGDQGLANMYKYSLDVLMVCALTWTFLPDDVVPLASYAAALFVLCAVVTAEVQRLSYTPRPPPGAKVIMRFFM, encoded by the exons ATGGGACTGCTGCTGTACCAGGTGGAAGGGATGCGTCCCCAGAGGCTGCAGAGTTTTGGTTGGGCCTTTCTGTCGGCCTGCCTGGTTGCCGGCCAGCAGGTTTTCACGCAGACCACGAAAGACGTTCCCCAAGGCGTACTTCTCCTGCATTCGTCCTTCACATCGCTCATACTCTCAACGTTGTTCGCTGGCAACGTGCTTGAATGTCCCAAGGATCTGCTCACCAAG GTGGACATGGGTGAAATGAGCGTGGCCAGCCAGACGGCGTTCGCGTACGTCTTCTTCGTGTCCAAGGCTCGAGAGGGCGACCAGGGACTGGCCAACATGTACAAGTACTCCCTGGACGTGCTCATGGTGTGTGCGCTCACGTGGACGTTCCTGCCCGACGACGTCGTACCACTTGCCAGCTACGCAGCCGCCCTGTTCGTGCTGTGCGCAGTCGTGACGGCCGAGGTGCAGCGGCTCTCCTACACTCCTCGACCACCACCTGGCGCAAAAGTCATTATGCGCTTCTTCATGTGA